In Niallia sp. FSL W8-0635, one genomic interval encodes:
- the gcvPA gene encoding aminomethyl-transferring glycine dehydrogenase subunit GcvPA yields the protein MKHRYLPMTEQDQKEMLEVIGVSSVEELFSDIPEKVRFQGNYQIKPAKSEPALLKELTKLSQKNADAKANVSFLGAGVYDHYSPVIVDHVLSRSEFYTAYTPYQPEISQGELQAIFEFQTMICELTGMDVANSSMYDGATALAEAGMLSAGMTKRKKILLSSAIHPEAKEVVKTYAKGQYIEVLEVPHKEGLTDIKALEEMIDDTVAAVMVQYPNFFGRVELLKDIEAIIHAHKSLFVVSSNPLALGALTPPGKFHADIVVGDAQPFGIPMGFGGPHCGYFAVTSKLMRKVPGRLVGQTVDENGQRGFVLTLQAREQHIRRDKATSNICSNQALNALAASVAMTALGKHGVQEMAIANIQKAHYAKTKFRESGFEIVYEGPSFNEFIIKCNSSISAINRALLEKGMIGGYDLGRDFDQLENHMLIAVTELRTKEEIDEFVAEMEDYHV from the coding sequence ATGAAGCATCGTTATTTACCGATGACAGAACAAGATCAAAAGGAAATGCTAGAAGTAATAGGGGTAAGTTCAGTAGAAGAATTATTTTCAGATATACCAGAGAAAGTACGCTTTCAAGGAAACTATCAAATTAAACCGGCAAAAAGTGAACCAGCTTTATTGAAAGAATTAACAAAGCTTTCCCAAAAAAATGCGGATGCAAAAGCAAATGTATCTTTTCTAGGGGCAGGTGTATATGATCACTATTCACCCGTTATTGTAGATCATGTTTTATCACGCTCTGAATTTTATACAGCCTATACCCCGTATCAACCAGAAATTTCTCAAGGAGAATTACAGGCTATTTTCGAATTTCAGACAATGATATGTGAATTAACTGGAATGGACGTGGCTAACTCTTCTATGTATGATGGAGCAACTGCCTTAGCAGAAGCAGGTATGTTAAGTGCTGGTATGACGAAACGAAAAAAAATTCTTCTCTCAAGTGCTATACATCCAGAGGCAAAAGAAGTTGTGAAAACCTATGCAAAGGGTCAGTATATCGAAGTGTTAGAGGTTCCTCATAAAGAAGGGTTAACAGATATAAAGGCACTAGAAGAAATGATAGATGATACGGTTGCAGCTGTTATGGTCCAATATCCAAATTTCTTTGGAAGAGTAGAACTGCTGAAGGATATAGAAGCAATTATTCATGCCCATAAGTCATTATTTGTTGTATCCAGTAATCCATTAGCTTTAGGAGCATTGACACCACCAGGAAAGTTTCATGCAGATATTGTAGTAGGAGATGCACAACCTTTTGGAATTCCAATGGGCTTTGGCGGTCCGCACTGTGGTTATTTCGCTGTAACGTCTAAATTAATGCGTAAGGTTCCTGGCCGTTTAGTAGGACAAACGGTAGATGAAAATGGCCAAAGAGGATTTGTGTTAACACTTCAGGCGAGAGAACAGCATATTCGTCGTGATAAGGCAACTTCTAATATTTGTTCGAACCAAGCACTTAATGCTTTAGCTGCTTCCGTTGCTATGACCGCACTTGGAAAACATGGCGTGCAGGAAATGGCGATTGCTAATATACAGAAAGCGCATTACGCAAAAACTAAATTTAGAGAATCTGGATTTGAAATAGTGTATGAAGGACCATCTTTTAATGAGTTTATTATTAAATGTAATTCCTCTATCTCAGCTATTAACCGTGCATTATTAGAAAAAGGTATGATAGGTGGATATGATTTAGGAAGAGACTTTGATCAATTAGAAAATCATATGTTAATCGCGGTAACCGAATTACGTACAAAAGAAGAAATAGATGAATTCGTTGCAGAAATGGAGGATTATCATGTCTAA
- a CDS encoding rhodanese-like domain-containing protein, with protein MTTIYTLLIVLVAFLVYSVVMWLYQRRIVKTVNQDEFRQGYRKAQLIDVREPNEYEAGHVLGARNIPLSQLKMRKSEIRSDKPVYLYCQNGMRSGRAAQFLHRKGYKDLTQLEGGFKKWTGRIKAKK; from the coding sequence TTGACAACGATTTATACTCTTCTCATCGTTTTAGTCGCATTCCTTGTATATTCCGTGGTTATGTGGCTGTATCAACGTCGTATTGTAAAAACTGTAAACCAGGATGAATTCCGCCAAGGATACAGAAAGGCACAGTTAATTGATGTACGTGAACCAAATGAATATGAGGCTGGTCATGTACTCGGTGCAAGAAATATTCCACTATCACAGCTAAAGATGAGAAAAAGCGAAATCCGCTCTGATAAGCCAGTATATTTATACTGTCAAAATGGGATGAGAAGCGGCAGAGCTGCTCAATTTCTTCATCGAAAAGGTTATAAAGATTTAACCCAATTAGAAGGTGGATTCAAAAAGTGGACAGGAAGAATTAAAGCAAAAAAATAA
- a CDS encoding lipoate--protein ligase family protein: MVKETWRFIDSGNHSPSYNMALDEALLEWHSKGVFPPVIRFYGWNPATLSIGYFQKVEKEIDLEAVRELGLGFVRRPTGGRGVLHEHELTYSVIVSEEHPNMPKTVTEAYRVISEGILKGFHFLELDAYFSVPKTEEQKNNLKTPRSAVCFDAPSWYELVVEGRKVAGSAQTRQQGVILQHGSILLDLDEDKLFRLFKYPNDRVKERMQKAFKSKAVAINDLTERNITIEMAKEAFKKGFEEGLNIQLENYQLTDEEVKYVEKIAKEKYDSDEWNFRR, from the coding sequence ATGGTAAAAGAAACATGGAGATTTATTGACTCAGGCAATCATTCCCCTTCTTATAATATGGCATTAGACGAAGCATTATTAGAATGGCATTCTAAAGGAGTTTTTCCGCCGGTGATTCGTTTTTATGGCTGGAATCCTGCTACTTTATCTATTGGATATTTTCAGAAGGTAGAGAAAGAAATTGACTTAGAAGCGGTAAGAGAATTGGGTCTTGGGTTTGTGAGAAGACCAACAGGTGGAAGAGGCGTTCTTCATGAACATGAATTGACTTATAGTGTGATTGTTTCAGAGGAACATCCAAACATGCCTAAAACAGTAACAGAGGCTTATCGAGTAATATCAGAAGGTATTTTAAAAGGTTTTCACTTTCTAGAATTGGATGCCTATTTTTCAGTACCTAAAACAGAAGAACAAAAAAATAATTTGAAAACGCCGAGATCCGCTGTATGCTTCGATGCTCCTAGCTGGTATGAATTAGTAGTGGAAGGTAGAAAAGTAGCAGGAAGCGCACAGACTAGGCAGCAGGGCGTTATTTTGCAGCATGGTTCTATTTTATTAGACTTAGACGAGGATAAATTATTTCGTTTATTTAAGTATCCAAATGACCGTGTCAAAGAAAGAATGCAAAAAGCTTTTAAGAGCAAAGCTGTTGCGATTAATGATTTAACGGAAAGAAACATTACCATTGAAATGGCGAAAGAAGCTTTTAAAAAAGGCTTTGAAGAAGGTTTGAATATTCAATTAGAAAATTATCAATTAACGGACGAAGAAGTTAAATATGTAGAAAAAATAGCGAAAGAAAAATATGATAGTGATGAATGGAATTTTAGACGATAA
- a CDS encoding DUF1385 domain-containing protein: MSSEQKPLYGGQAVVEGVMFGGKHHYVTAIRRKDQSVDYFHLPRTYNTKLAKLKKIPFLRGIIAIIESSGNGTKHLNFSTDRYDVDPSEDYKLAEEEPSKISMILGVAVLGVLSFLFGKFIFTLIPTFLAAMFMPIISGHFAQILLESFFKLLLLLGYIYFVSLTPIIKRVFQYHGAEHKVINAYESGKELTIENVQAASRLHYRCGSSFILFTVIVGFFLYLFFHPDNLLDRVLIRIALIPVVLGISFEVLQFTNKLREVPVLKYLGLPGLWLQLLTTKEPSNDQVEVAILSFSELKRREEETEAKVSKAVVE; the protein is encoded by the coding sequence ATGTCAAGTGAACAAAAACCATTATACGGAGGCCAGGCTGTTGTGGAAGGTGTGATGTTTGGTGGTAAACATCATTATGTCACAGCCATAAGACGAAAAGATCAGTCTGTAGATTATTTCCATCTTCCAAGAACGTATAATACCAAGCTAGCAAAATTAAAAAAAATTCCGTTTTTACGAGGTATCATTGCTATTATTGAATCAAGTGGGAATGGGACAAAGCATTTGAATTTTTCAACGGATCGTTACGATGTTGATCCTTCAGAAGATTATAAATTGGCAGAAGAAGAGCCCTCTAAAATTTCAATGATTTTAGGAGTAGCAGTTCTAGGTGTCCTTTCCTTTTTATTCGGGAAGTTCATTTTTACGCTGATTCCAACATTTCTAGCAGCTATGTTTATGCCTATTATTTCTGGACATTTTGCACAAATTCTATTAGAAAGCTTTTTTAAGCTTCTTCTCTTACTTGGATACATTTACTTTGTCTCACTGACCCCCATTATAAAGAGGGTATTTCAATATCATGGTGCGGAACATAAGGTAATTAATGCTTATGAAAGCGGGAAAGAACTAACAATTGAAAATGTACAAGCCGCTTCAAGATTACATTATCGTTGTGGATCAAGCTTCATTCTGTTTACAGTAATTGTCGGGTTCTTTCTCTATTTATTTTTCCATCCAGATAATCTTTTAGACAGAGTATTAATCCGAATTGCCTTAATTCCTGTTGTTCTTGGTATTTCCTTCGAGGTATTGCAGTTTACCAATAAATTAAGAGAGGTTCCTGTTTTAAAATATCTTGGATTACCAGGTCTTTGGCTACAATTGTTAACAACGAAAGAGCCGAGCAATGATCAAGTCGAAGTAGCAATTCTTTCCTTTTCAGAATTAAAGAGACGAGAAGAAGAAACAGAAGCAAAAGTTTCAAAAGCAGTTGTTGAATAA
- a CDS encoding vitamin B12-dependent ribonucleotide reductase: MSVMLSQGLKVDIEKLNKDIALFPEVHPITPDMKLTHKGVSRLVMLDRYTYKDTEKITLSAGDFVVLTIKEDPKFPARGLGFIQEIDHILNTAKVLVEEDYRGVLEGQEGETGIIVRSLDVIEKPLEIYYEQIAKRNATGLASVEKTEEKRKEWFEKFYSELVNLNFIPAGRVLYGAGAGTDVTYFNCYVMPFVQDSREGISEHRKQVMEIMSRGGGVGTNGSTLRPRNTLARGVNGKSSGSVSWLDDIAKLTHLVEQGGSRRGAQMIMLADWHPDIIEFIISKMQNPRILRFLIENTQDETIKKYAQDKLKFTPLTEQERSMYQGILNYKNIPGQGGFSEGIFRDAEEKLSIGGTYSVHQSEFLTGANISVCLTNEFMEAVEKDSEYSLRFPDVESYDKEQMQHYNDEWHKVGDVREWEAEGNKVRVYRKIKAKELWNLINICATYSAEPGIFFIDNANEMTNATSYGQKVVATNPCGEQPLAPFSVCNLAAVNLAEMADKETKTVNFEKLKKTVEVGVRMQDNVIDATPYFLEENKKQALGERRVGLGVMGLHDLLIYCETEYGSEKGNVLVDKVFETIATTAYRASIELAKEKGSFPFLKAESKDEEAKLRNAFIHTGYMKKMPEDIREDILQYGIRNSHLLTVAPTGSTGTMVGVSTGLEPYFSFSYFRSGRLGKFIEVKADIVQEYLDAHPEADSNNLPNWFVAAMDLAPEAHADVQCIIQRWIDSSISKTVNAPKGYSVEQVQKVYERLYRGGAKGGTVYVDGSRDSQVLTLKAEENTFDEAQPQKREEPHVVLVDTINELKSTNVTIGSEIGDTCPVCRKGVVEEIGGCNTCTNCNTQLKCGL, translated from the coding sequence ATGTCAGTAATGTTAAGTCAAGGTTTGAAAGTAGATATAGAAAAGCTGAATAAGGATATTGCTTTATTTCCGGAGGTTCATCCAATTACTCCAGATATGAAACTAACTCACAAAGGCGTTTCTCGACTTGTCATGCTTGACCGTTATACGTATAAAGATACAGAGAAAATTACGTTATCTGCTGGCGATTTCGTTGTTTTAACTATTAAAGAAGATCCTAAATTCCCAGCAAGGGGATTAGGGTTCATTCAAGAAATTGATCATATTTTAAATACAGCAAAAGTATTAGTGGAAGAAGATTACCGTGGTGTTCTTGAAGGGCAAGAAGGAGAAACAGGTATAATCGTTCGTTCATTAGATGTAATTGAAAAACCGTTGGAAATATACTATGAGCAAATTGCAAAACGTAATGCTACAGGTCTTGCATCAGTAGAAAAAACGGAAGAAAAACGAAAAGAATGGTTCGAGAAGTTTTACAGTGAACTTGTTAATTTGAACTTCATCCCTGCAGGTCGTGTACTATATGGAGCTGGAGCAGGCACAGATGTTACGTATTTCAACTGTTACGTAATGCCTTTTGTTCAGGATTCAAGAGAAGGTATTTCTGAGCACCGGAAGCAGGTAATGGAAATCATGAGCCGTGGTGGCGGTGTTGGAACAAATGGATCTACGCTAAGACCTCGTAATACATTAGCAAGAGGGGTTAATGGTAAATCATCTGGATCTGTTTCTTGGTTAGATGATATTGCGAAATTAACTCATTTAGTAGAACAAGGCGGATCTCGTCGTGGTGCACAAATGATTATGCTAGCTGATTGGCATCCAGATATTATCGAATTCATTATTTCGAAAATGCAAAATCCACGTATTTTACGTTTCTTAATTGAAAACACACAAGATGAAACGATTAAAAAATACGCTCAGGATAAATTGAAATTTACACCTTTAACAGAACAAGAGCGTTCTATGTATCAAGGCATTCTAAATTATAAGAATATCCCTGGACAAGGCGGATTTAGTGAAGGGATTTTCCGTGATGCAGAAGAAAAGCTTTCAATCGGTGGAACATACTCCGTTCATCAGTCAGAATTTTTAACTGGAGCAAACATTTCTGTCTGCTTAACAAATGAATTTATGGAAGCAGTCGAAAAAGACAGCGAATATTCACTTCGGTTCCCTGATGTGGAAAGCTACGATAAAGAGCAGATGCAGCATTATAACGACGAATGGCATAAAGTTGGCGATGTAAGAGAATGGGAAGCAGAAGGAAATAAAGTCCGTGTTTATCGCAAAATTAAAGCGAAAGAATTATGGAACTTAATTAATATCTGCGCAACTTATTCTGCAGAGCCAGGTATCTTCTTCATTGATAATGCAAATGAAATGACAAACGCAACTAGCTACGGTCAAAAAGTTGTTGCGACAAACCCTTGTGGCGAGCAGCCATTAGCACCATTTAGCGTATGTAACCTAGCTGCTGTTAACCTTGCAGAAATGGCAGATAAGGAAACTAAAACAGTTAATTTTGAAAAGCTAAAGAAAACCGTAGAAGTGGGCGTAAGAATGCAAGATAACGTTATCGATGCGACACCTTACTTCTTGGAAGAGAATAAAAAACAAGCACTTGGAGAGCGTCGTGTCGGTCTAGGTGTAATGGGTCTTCATGATTTACTTATTTACTGTGAAACAGAATATGGTAGTGAAAAAGGAAATGTATTAGTAGATAAAGTATTTGAAACAATTGCTACTACTGCATATAGAGCATCCATTGAGTTAGCAAAAGAAAAAGGCAGCTTCCCATTCTTAAAAGCAGAATCGAAAGACGAAGAAGCAAAACTAAGAAATGCCTTTATTCATACTGGCTATATGAAAAAAATGCCTGAGGATATTAGAGAAGATATTCTTCAATATGGTATCCGTAACTCTCATTTATTAACAGTAGCACCTACTGGTAGCACAGGAACGATGGTTGGGGTATCAACTGGTCTTGAGCCATACTTCTCCTTCTCATATTTCCGAAGCGGAAGACTTGGAAAATTCATTGAAGTGAAAGCAGATATTGTTCAAGAATATTTAGATGCTCATCCAGAGGCAGATTCAAATAATCTTCCAAATTGGTTCGTTGCTGCGATGGATCTTGCTCCTGAGGCACATGCAGATGTGCAATGTATCATCCAAAGATGGATTGACAGCTCTATTAGTAAAACGGTAAATGCACCAAAAGGATACAGTGTAGAGCAAGTTCAAAAAGTATATGAAAGATTATATCGTGGCGGAGCTAAAGGCGGTACCGTTTATGTAGATGGCTCTCGCGATAGTCAAGTACTAACATTAAAAGCAGAAGAAAACACTTTTGATGAAGCACAACCACAAAAACGTGAAGAACCGCATGTTGTTCTTGTCGATACGATAAATGAGCTGAAATCAACGAATGTAACGATTGGTTCAGAAATCGGCGATACTTGTCCAGTATGCCGAAAAGGTGTTGTTGAAGAAATCGGTGGATGTAATACTTGTACGAATTGTAATACGCAATTAAAATGTGGACTTTAA
- a CDS encoding patatin-like phospholipase family protein, whose protein sequence is MYIDGVFSGGGIKGLALVGAYEVVESRGFQFARLAGTSAGSIVAALIAAGYTSKEIAELLEDLDLSTFLDERQLLIPFPLAKWFFLYWKLGLYKGVELEKWIESKLAMKGLKTFADIPPQSLRFIASDITNGVLMILPDDLPKYGINPQTFSIAKAIRMSCSLPYFFEPVIIGNKSNKNVVVDGGVLSNFPMWLFDQENVLKTRPVLGVKLSHSIKEHPKHKIQNAIDLFTAMFETMKDAHDSRYISRKHEKNIIFVPTEGVLATEFALTKEDQEKLFQLGRDCATKFFKTWAY, encoded by the coding sequence ATGTATATAGACGGAGTCTTTTCAGGGGGAGGAATTAAAGGGCTTGCTTTAGTGGGCGCGTATGAGGTTGTAGAAAGCAGGGGATTTCAATTTGCAAGACTGGCAGGAACTAGTGCAGGTTCCATTGTTGCTGCCTTAATTGCTGCAGGATATACAAGTAAAGAAATAGCGGAATTATTGGAAGATTTGGATTTAAGTACGTTTTTAGATGAAAGGCAGTTACTAATTCCTTTTCCGCTTGCTAAATGGTTTTTTCTCTATTGGAAGCTAGGTTTGTATAAGGGAGTAGAACTGGAAAAATGGATAGAAAGTAAATTAGCTATGAAAGGATTAAAAACATTTGCAGATATCCCCCCTCAATCGTTACGCTTTATTGCTTCAGATATAACAAATGGTGTATTAATGATTTTACCAGATGATTTGCCAAAATACGGAATCAATCCTCAGACCTTTTCAATAGCGAAAGCCATTAGGATGAGCTGTAGTCTCCCATATTTTTTTGAACCGGTAATCATCGGTAATAAATCAAATAAAAATGTGGTAGTCGATGGAGGGGTATTAAGTAATTTTCCAATGTGGTTATTTGATCAAGAGAACGTATTGAAAACAAGGCCGGTTCTAGGAGTTAAATTAAGCCACAGCATCAAGGAACATCCGAAACATAAAATTCAAAATGCAATTGATTTATTTACAGCGATGTTTGAAACGATGAAGGATGCGCATGATTCCCGGTATATATCCAGGAAGCATGAAAAAAATATAATCTTTGTTCCAACAGAAGGAGTACTGGCAACAGAATTTGCTCTAACGAAAGAAGATCAAGAAAAGCTTTTTCAGCTAGGAAGAGATTGTGCAACGAAATTTTTTAAAACATGGGCTTATTAA
- the gcvPB gene encoding aminomethyl-transferring glycine dehydrogenase subunit GcvPB, with protein sequence MSNQNQPLIFENSTPGRIGYSLPEMDIPEVDLAQLLPNDYIREENPELPEVSELDIMRHYTALSKRNHGLDSGFYPLGSCTMKYNPKINENVARFNGFAHIHPLQEESSVQGALELMYDLQQHLVEITGMDEVTLQPAAGAHGEWTGLMLIRAYHEANGDTHRTKVIVPDSAHGTNPASATVAGLETVTVKSNEHGLVDLEDLKRVVGEDTAALMLTNPNTLGLFEENILEMAEIVHNAGGKLYYDGANLNAVLSKARPGDMGFDVVHLNLHKTFTGPHGGGGPGSGPVGVKADLIPFLPKPVLTKVGEEFVFDYNRPQSIGRVKPFYGNFGINVRAYTYIRSMGPDGLKAVTENAVLNANYMMRRLSEYFDLPFDRHCKHEFVLSGRRQKKLGVRTLDIAKRLLDFGYHPPTIYFPLNVEECIMIEPTETESKETLDSFIDAMIQIAKEAEETPEIVQEAPHTTVIGRLDETLAARKPVLRYTKM encoded by the coding sequence ATGTCTAATCAAAATCAACCTCTTATCTTTGAAAACAGTACACCTGGCAGAATAGGTTATAGTTTGCCAGAAATGGATATTCCGGAAGTAGATCTTGCGCAGTTGTTGCCGAATGATTATATAAGAGAAGAAAATCCAGAACTACCAGAAGTATCTGAATTAGATATTATGCGTCATTATACGGCTCTATCTAAACGAAACCATGGATTGGATTCCGGATTTTATCCATTGGGTTCTTGTACGATGAAATATAATCCGAAAATAAATGAAAATGTGGCGAGATTCAATGGGTTTGCACATATCCATCCTTTACAGGAGGAGTCATCTGTTCAAGGCGCACTTGAGTTAATGTATGACTTACAACAACATCTTGTTGAAATCACAGGCATGGATGAAGTAACCTTGCAGCCAGCTGCAGGTGCGCATGGTGAGTGGACTGGTTTAATGCTGATTAGAGCTTACCATGAAGCAAATGGAGATACGCATCGTACAAAGGTAATTGTTCCCGATTCTGCACATGGAACTAATCCTGCTTCCGCAACTGTTGCTGGCTTAGAAACAGTAACAGTAAAATCAAATGAACATGGATTAGTAGATTTAGAGGATTTAAAGCGTGTGGTAGGAGAAGATACTGCAGCATTAATGTTAACAAACCCTAATACTTTAGGCCTGTTCGAAGAAAATATTTTAGAAATGGCAGAAATAGTTCATAATGCCGGCGGGAAATTATATTACGATGGAGCGAATCTAAATGCTGTGCTTTCAAAGGCAAGACCTGGGGATATGGGATTTGATGTTGTTCATTTAAATTTGCATAAAACATTTACAGGACCACATGGTGGCGGTGGACCAGGTTCAGGCCCAGTAGGAGTGAAAGCAGATTTAATTCCTTTTCTACCAAAACCAGTTTTAACAAAAGTGGGCGAGGAATTTGTATTTGATTATAATCGACCACAATCAATTGGTAGAGTGAAACCATTCTATGGGAACTTTGGTATCAACGTAAGAGCCTATACGTATATTCGTTCAATGGGTCCAGATGGCTTAAAAGCTGTAACAGAAAATGCGGTCTTAAACGCAAATTATATGATGAGACGTCTTTCTGAGTACTTTGATTTACCTTTTGATCGTCATTGTAAACATGAATTTGTATTAAGTGGAAGAAGACAAAAGAAATTAGGGGTTCGAACACTAGATATAGCAAAAAGATTACTTGATTTTGGCTATCACCCACCAACAATCTATTTCCCGCTTAATGTGGAAGAATGTATTATGATTGAGCCGACTGAGACAGAATCGAAAGAGACATTAGATAGTTTTATTGATGCAATGATTCAAATTGCAAAAGAAGCAGAAGAAACACCTGAAATTGTTCAAGAGGCACCACATACGACTGTAATTGGTCGTTTAGATGAAACATTGGCAGCAAGAAAACCAGTACTTCGTTATACGAAGATGTAA
- the gcvT gene encoding glycine cleavage system aminomethyltransferase GcvT, whose protein sequence is MTLLKQTPLYEVYKQYGGKTIDFGGWDLPVQFSGIKQEHEAVRTKAGLFDVSHMGEIEVKGNDSLDFLQKMLTNDIGKIKIGAAQYSAMCHENGGTVDDLLTYKLADNHYLLVVNASNIEKDFEWLQKHVSGDVFLTNLSEDFAQLALQGPLAEEVLRKINPDVDYAGIKYFHFQNKVHLAGKEVLLSRTGYTGEDGFEIYCQSEDATELWSEILTVGEPLGVHPCGLGARDTLRFEATLALYGQELSADISPLEAGIGFAVKLNKEAEFIGKEALLKQKEEGMIRKLVGIEMVDRGIPRHGYKVFANGACIGEVTTGTQSPTLKKNIGLAIIHIDYAAIATEVEVEIRGKYLKAKVIKTPFYKRN, encoded by the coding sequence TTGACTTTATTAAAGCAAACACCGTTATATGAGGTGTATAAACAGTATGGCGGAAAGACAATCGATTTCGGAGGATGGGATTTACCTGTACAATTTTCCGGCATCAAACAGGAGCATGAGGCTGTTCGAACTAAAGCAGGATTATTTGATGTTTCCCATATGGGTGAAATCGAGGTAAAGGGAAACGATAGTTTAGATTTTCTGCAAAAAATGCTTACGAATGACATTGGAAAAATCAAAATAGGTGCTGCTCAATATTCGGCGATGTGCCATGAAAATGGCGGGACTGTGGATGATTTATTAACATATAAGCTAGCAGACAATCACTATTTGTTAGTCGTAAATGCATCTAATATCGAGAAGGATTTCGAATGGCTACAAAAGCATGTGAGTGGGGATGTATTTTTAACTAATTTATCAGAAGATTTTGCTCAATTAGCACTTCAAGGTCCATTGGCAGAAGAAGTGCTAAGAAAAATAAACCCTGATGTTGATTATGCTGGGATAAAGTATTTTCATTTTCAGAATAAAGTGCATTTAGCAGGTAAAGAAGTTCTCTTATCACGTACTGGCTACACAGGTGAAGATGGATTTGAAATTTATTGTCAAAGTGAAGATGCTACGGAATTATGGAGTGAAATATTGACAGTAGGAGAGCCGTTAGGCGTTCATCCTTGTGGGTTAGGTGCAAGGGATACTTTACGCTTTGAAGCAACGCTTGCATTATATGGGCAAGAATTATCAGCCGATATCTCACCGTTAGAAGCTGGAATTGGATTTGCGGTAAAATTAAATAAAGAAGCTGAGTTTATTGGCAAGGAAGCTTTATTGAAGCAAAAAGAAGAAGGAATGATTAGAAAGTTAGTAGGAATCGAAATGGTAGACAGAGGTATTCCAAGACATGGCTATAAAGTGTTTGCAAATGGAGCATGTATTGGAGAAGTGACTACAGGTACACAGTCGCCAACCTTAAAGAAAAACATTGGCCTTGCAATAATTCATATTGATTATGCAGCAATAGCTACAGAGGTTGAAGTGGAAATTAGAGGGAAATATTTGAAGGCAAAAGTAATAAAAACTCCTTTTTATAAAAGAAATTAA
- a CDS encoding SA1362 family protein gives MKNRFSFILFGSIIFLAFIGLTTSLIKNPAGFLLNIAVILAVGAIIWFIFRHFSTSSPQKREQKAFLKAAKKSKKRLQTREKSPAGQQHSTKSSSLKANKHKRSKSSAHLTVIEGKKSKKKNRASL, from the coding sequence TTGAAGAACCGATTTTCATTTATCTTATTTGGAAGTATTATTTTCCTTGCTTTCATTGGCCTAACTACTAGTTTAATTAAAAATCCTGCTGGTTTTTTACTTAACATTGCTGTCATTTTGGCTGTTGGTGCTATTATTTGGTTCATTTTTCGCCATTTCAGTACGTCTAGTCCACAAAAACGAGAGCAAAAAGCTTTTCTAAAAGCTGCAAAAAAATCAAAAAAACGGCTACAGACAAGAGAAAAATCACCAGCAGGACAGCAGCACTCAACTAAATCCTCTTCCTTAAAAGCCAATAAGCATAAACGAAGTAAAAGTTCAGCTCATTTGACTGTTATTGAAGGGAAAAAGAGCAAGAAAAAAAATCGAGCTTCCTTATAA